From a region of the Paenibacillus sp. R14(2021) genome:
- a CDS encoding metalloregulator ArsR/SmtB family transcription factor, translating to MDEVRKWKDNLYLEFARIGKCLSSPKRLELIDLLAQGPKSVEQLSKLTGMSVANVSQHLQTLHDSKLVRFHKKGNYVIYEVAELSIVDFMISLHRLGEKRLTSIQQLKAEIFQDHANSTLLALDELEKMEEGKVLLLDIRPEDEYQSGHIPGAISVPIDDLKTKLTTLPTDKEIVVYCRGPYCNMSAQAVEILQENGFHAYRIEEGVHEWKRHFEQLSH from the coding sequence GTGGACGAAGTGCGTAAGTGGAAAGATAATTTGTATCTTGAGTTTGCTCGCATCGGCAAGTGTCTATCTAGTCCGAAACGTTTAGAGCTTATCGACTTACTTGCTCAAGGCCCTAAATCTGTCGAGCAGCTTTCTAAGCTTACGGGAATGAGTGTCGCGAATGTATCGCAGCATTTGCAAACGCTGCATGACTCCAAACTCGTTCGTTTTCATAAGAAGGGGAATTATGTTATCTATGAGGTTGCGGAATTATCAATCGTTGACTTCATGATTTCTTTGCATCGTCTTGGCGAAAAGCGGTTGACGTCTATTCAACAGCTAAAGGCTGAAATTTTTCAAGATCACGCCAATAGTACGCTTCTGGCTTTAGACGAGCTCGAAAAGATGGAAGAAGGGAAAGTTTTATTATTAGATATAAGGCCCGAAGATGAATATCAATCAGGGCATATCCCTGGAGCCATTTCGGTACCTATTGATGACCTGAAAACAAAGCTTACGACATTACCGACGGATAAAGAAATTGTTGTGTACTGTCGAGGGCCATATTGTAATATGTCCGCTCAAGCAGTTGAAATTTTACAAGAAAACGGATTTCATGCATATCGAATCGAAGAGGGCGTGCATGAATGGAAGCGACACTTTGAACAATTGAGTCATTAA
- a CDS encoding 5'-methylthioadenosine/S-adenosylhomocysteine nucleosidase — protein MKRNILTKMVIVGGVTVLSSALLAGCGSKDNAVQGSGKSPIIVEGPMPIEAEKFAGKLKNVKEEKSGSFVFYVGTLNDYPVIVAKTGKGMENTAAATAVAIEKYHPAAIINQGTSGGHDPSLNVFDIVLGQRTTNLGSLKTETKLANEGMDPTLWKPMDLMASEGSAGEDPNAEKPRFYDGDKDLLEAALAVKDTYTKGKVVEGTIGSADVWNNEVDRINWFHTKYGTSVEEMEGASAAQIAKAYGVPFLGIRILSNNKTNGGKYDPSTAEANQEYVYEVLKKYIENHG, from the coding sequence ATGAAACGAAACATACTGACGAAAATGGTTATTGTAGGCGGAGTTACGGTGCTTTCTTCCGCGCTGCTGGCAGGCTGCGGTTCGAAAGACAACGCCGTGCAAGGAAGCGGCAAAAGCCCGATTATCGTGGAAGGCCCGATGCCGATCGAAGCCGAAAAATTCGCAGGCAAGCTGAAAAACGTCAAAGAAGAGAAGTCAGGCAGCTTTGTTTTTTACGTCGGCACGTTGAACGACTACCCGGTCATCGTGGCGAAAACGGGTAAAGGAATGGAAAATACGGCGGCCGCAACGGCGGTCGCGATTGAAAAATACCACCCTGCCGCCATTATCAATCAAGGGACGTCGGGTGGGCATGACCCGAGCCTAAACGTATTCGATATCGTTCTCGGACAACGCACGACCAATCTCGGTTCGTTAAAAACGGAAACCAAATTGGCTAATGAAGGAATGGATCCGACACTTTGGAAACCGATGGACTTGATGGCTTCCGAAGGCAGCGCCGGAGAAGATCCGAACGCCGAAAAGCCTCGCTTCTACGATGGAGATAAGGATTTGCTCGAAGCTGCCCTGGCGGTTAAGGATACGTACACGAAAGGAAAAGTCGTGGAAGGCACGATCGGCTCCGCGGACGTATGGAACAACGAAGTCGACCGCATCAATTGGTTCCATACGAAATACGGAACGTCCGTCGAAGAAATGGAAGGCGCCTCCGCGGCGCAAATCGCCAAAGCCTATGGTGTTCCGTTCCTCGGCATTCGGATTCTGTCGAACAATAAAACAAATGGAGGCAAATACGACCCGAGTACGGCCGAAGCGAATCAGGAGTATGTTTACGAAGTGTTGAAGAAATATATTGAGAATCACGGATAA
- a CDS encoding VanZ family protein: MNKPERIKTVFLYGVFIGYILLLIKILFLSRVSIFELFNSQRTLVRSINLIPFYSISEYISGSSANLKNFAFANVVGNILIFIPLGVYLSLFKNNKSVRIYLLFILVVSLFVEIIQGLLGIGSADIDDIILNGLGGWIGNLGYKSLLLLLRDEKKVHTAITILSAIVGLPVILYLLFMIKMRF, encoded by the coding sequence ATGAATAAACCAGAACGAATAAAAACAGTCTTTTTATATGGTGTTTTCATCGGTTACATACTTTTGTTAATTAAAATATTATTCTTATCGAGAGTTTCGATTTTCGAGCTATTTAATAGCCAAAGGACGTTAGTTAGGTCAATCAATCTCATTCCTTTTTATAGCATAAGTGAATACATATCTGGCAGTTCTGCTAATTTAAAAAATTTCGCTTTCGCTAATGTGGTTGGCAATATTCTTATTTTCATTCCCCTTGGTGTATATTTGTCATTATTTAAGAACAATAAAAGCGTTCGAATTTATCTATTGTTTATATTAGTAGTGAGTTTATTTGTTGAAATCATTCAGGGGCTTCTAGGTATTGGATCAGCAGATATTGATGATATAATCCTAAATGGTTTAGGTGGATGGATTGGTAACTTGGGGTATAAGTCTTTACTATTACTATTACGAGATGAGAAGAAAGTACATACTGCAATTACAATACTATCAGCTATCGTAGGATTACCTGTTATATTATATTTATTATTCATGATAAAGATGAGATTCTGA
- a CDS encoding YetF domain-containing protein — translation MTIATTVIMISLGTTIVQPIAKLVIQNGQIVQKNLKSCRMTVDQLETRLRQLGVSTISDVKTATLEPNGQVGYEFMQHAKPLTVGDLERILGLKPGGSMGQSNLFQEVITNHHSSPIDPKLQ, via the coding sequence ATGACAATTGCTACCACTGTAATTATGATCTCGCTTGGTACGACTATTGTTCAACCCATTGCTAAATTAGTCATTCAGAACGGACAAATTGTTCAAAAAAATCTTAAATCATGCCGTATGACTGTTGACCAGCTCGAAACGCGGCTACGTCAGCTAGGAGTTTCTACTATTAGCGATGTCAAAACAGCTACTTTGGAGCCTAATGGACAAGTCGGTTACGAATTCATGCAACATGCCAAACCTCTTACCGTTGGTGATTTAGAGCGTATACTTGGCTTGAAGCCGGGAGGGAGCATGGGACAAAGCAATCTTTTTCAAGAAGTTATCACAAACCATCATTCATCACCGATAGATCCCAAACTACAATAA
- a CDS encoding discoidin domain-containing protein, with the protein MRLYFIRNIFALAAVFVASCMIWHASAHAEQPYSSYWFPKDLLNWSPETDKDAAFNKSGIPLASRYTGYQVNPNVTLNPKLAALSSMADHTSGTPSQGSDQFNTYAFQYWQYTDLLVDWAGSSGEGIIVPPSADATDAAHKNGVPILGTIFYPPTAYGGKIDWVNDSLVQNPDGSFPFADKLIDVANYYGFDGWFINQETAGGNTATATKMQQMLKYLQLKKPENMKIMWYDAMISSGFVSWQGALNANNKMFFQDNVKVSDSMFLDFRWSTSSLSSSNATATSLGRSPYELYAGIDVEANGYNSFPRWSSIFPSGGPAVTSLGLYRPDWAYKSSTGQADYYARENRFWVGPNGDPRRTAPGTSWPGIANYISDKTPVTSLPFVTNFNTGQGHKFAVNGEVLRTADWNNRSLQDVMPTWRWIADSAGTALKPDIDFANAYYGGSSLKISGDLSPANATQIKLYKSDLPVDSDTKLGIAFKLADTSLTASHMQVGISFSDDSNQFVYLDAGDAPGGAWTTKSIPIGQYAGKRIAAIGLGFASDTVISGYSVNIGQLSVSDGAEQPSQALQPGEPAMENEFTGGIIADARLTWTKTDPAAALYEIYRLKPDGTREFLGATPNDAYYVSVIKRTGKEMQTTLQIVGLDRDFRHGAPATVTLNWPEYPKPVADFTVSQRYTAPGQPIDLINQSSETADSVSWDVGGGHVDYSSGHPVVTYDQEGTYTITLTASNSSGEDVHTEQINVTWAVSGGLSNLALNKTATASSTCAASEAARFAFDGNLKTKWCANVGSGPHWVVSDLGSTYAITDFVISHAELGGEAVSMNTYDYKIQLSDDKVNWRDVVDIHGNTKGLTEHTIDLSEARYVRLWVTKPTSTTDNAARIYEFEIDGYAINPAFLSLNNASNAGDVLSLLGSPASPGLHLDLTKMNLLSGDGKLTVAQAIVGGKSANGYFSSAAIQRVIDQAVAGLDKTAPVTNITVVPAEPDGQNGWYVHPVELQLTASDDLSSVVKTEYSADGGVTWLPYTDPITLSEDAATTITYRSTDAAGNIETSKESHFKLDRTAPAVTASVYDGEVFTDDQAILPQIVVADAVSGVDASRTIVTLDGVQLQPGDAVELSGLTLGTHVLVVEASDNAGNAGTLTVHFQTTASIDSLRALVDRFRVDGSIDNAGIANSLLTKLENGNLNSFVNEVSAQSGKHISNEAAAYLLRDAAFLIQQQ; encoded by the coding sequence ATGAGATTGTATTTTATACGAAACATATTCGCCTTGGCGGCCGTGTTTGTAGCCTCCTGCATGATTTGGCACGCGTCCGCGCATGCGGAGCAGCCGTATTCCTCTTACTGGTTTCCGAAGGACTTGCTGAACTGGTCCCCCGAGACGGACAAGGATGCCGCGTTCAACAAGTCGGGAATACCGCTTGCAAGCCGGTATACGGGCTATCAGGTAAATCCGAACGTTACTTTAAACCCTAAACTGGCAGCGCTTTCGTCGATGGCTGATCATACGAGCGGGACGCCGTCGCAAGGCTCGGATCAATTTAATACGTACGCTTTTCAATATTGGCAGTATACCGATCTGCTTGTCGATTGGGCCGGATCCTCAGGAGAGGGCATTATCGTCCCTCCGAGCGCCGACGCGACCGATGCCGCGCATAAGAACGGCGTTCCGATTCTCGGCACGATCTTCTATCCGCCGACCGCATACGGCGGAAAGATCGATTGGGTGAACGACTCCTTGGTGCAAAATCCGGACGGCTCGTTCCCTTTTGCGGACAAACTCATCGATGTTGCGAATTATTACGGGTTCGACGGCTGGTTCATCAATCAGGAGACGGCCGGCGGGAATACGGCGACCGCGACCAAAATGCAGCAAATGCTCAAATATTTGCAGCTTAAAAAGCCCGAAAACATGAAAATCATGTGGTACGACGCCATGATCAGCAGCGGATTCGTTTCGTGGCAGGGCGCGCTCAATGCTAACAACAAAATGTTTTTCCAAGATAACGTAAAAGTTTCCGACAGCATGTTTCTTGATTTCAGATGGAGTACAAGCAGTTTGAGCTCTTCGAACGCGACAGCGACGAGCCTGGGCAGAAGTCCTTATGAATTGTATGCTGGCATCGATGTGGAAGCGAACGGATATAATTCCTTCCCTAGATGGAGCTCTATCTTCCCGTCCGGAGGTCCGGCGGTTACTTCACTCGGTTTGTACCGCCCTGATTGGGCTTACAAATCATCGACCGGGCAGGCGGACTACTATGCAAGAGAGAACCGGTTCTGGGTCGGACCGAACGGCGATCCGCGGCGTACGGCTCCCGGAACGTCATGGCCGGGAATCGCGAATTACATTTCAGACAAAACACCGGTTACGAGTCTGCCGTTCGTAACGAATTTCAATACGGGGCAGGGGCATAAGTTTGCGGTTAATGGTGAAGTGCTACGAACCGCAGATTGGAACAACCGCAGCCTGCAGGACGTAATGCCGACTTGGCGCTGGATCGCGGACAGCGCGGGCACTGCGCTGAAGCCGGATATCGATTTCGCAAACGCCTATTACGGCGGAAGCTCCCTTAAGATATCGGGCGACCTTAGCCCGGCGAACGCCACGCAGATCAAGCTGTACAAGAGTGATCTGCCGGTAGATTCGGACACGAAGCTGGGCATAGCGTTCAAATTGGCGGATACGAGCCTTACCGCCTCGCATATGCAGGTCGGGATATCTTTCTCGGACGATTCGAACCAGTTTGTATACCTGGATGCGGGAGATGCACCGGGGGGGGCGTGGACCACGAAGTCGATACCGATCGGACAATATGCCGGCAAACGGATTGCCGCCATCGGGCTGGGCTTCGCGAGCGACACGGTTATCAGCGGCTACTCCGTCAATATCGGGCAGCTGTCCGTATCCGACGGGGCCGAGCAGCCTTCGCAAGCTCTCCAGCCGGGTGAACCTGCGATGGAGAACGAGTTTACCGGAGGAATCATCGCGGATGCTCGGTTGACATGGACAAAGACGGACCCGGCTGCCGCGTTGTACGAAATATATCGTCTGAAGCCAGACGGGACGCGCGAATTTCTAGGGGCAACGCCAAATGACGCTTATTACGTGTCCGTAATTAAACGGACCGGCAAAGAAATGCAAACAACGCTGCAAATCGTCGGGCTCGATCGCGATTTCAGGCACGGCGCTCCGGCGACCGTCACGCTGAACTGGCCGGAATATCCAAAGCCGGTGGCGGATTTCACCGTAAGCCAGCGATATACCGCTCCGGGCCAGCCGATTGATCTGATAAATCAATCGTCGGAAACGGCCGATTCGGTCAGCTGGGATGTAGGAGGAGGCCATGTCGATTACAGCTCGGGGCATCCGGTCGTCACCTATGACCAAGAGGGAACGTACACGATTACGCTGACCGCCTCGAACAGCTCGGGCGAAGACGTGCATACGGAGCAAATTAACGTTACTTGGGCGGTATCGGGCGGCCTGTCCAATCTCGCGCTGAACAAGACGGCGACGGCCAGTTCGACGTGTGCAGCGAGCGAAGCTGCGAGATTCGCTTTCGACGGCAATTTGAAAACCAAATGGTGCGCCAATGTCGGCAGCGGGCCGCACTGGGTCGTAAGCGATTTGGGCTCCACTTATGCGATAACTGATTTTGTGATCTCGCATGCCGAGCTTGGCGGCGAAGCGGTCAGTATGAATACGTACGATTATAAAATTCAGCTAAGCGACGATAAAGTGAACTGGAGAGACGTCGTCGACATCCACGGGAATACGAAGGGGCTAACTGAGCATACGATCGACCTGTCGGAAGCAAGGTATGTCCGGCTGTGGGTGACGAAGCCGACCAGCACAACCGACAATGCGGCCCGGATCTACGAATTTGAGATCGACGGGTATGCGATCAATCCCGCTTTCTTAAGTCTTAATAATGCGTCAAATGCCGGGGATGTGTTGAGTCTGCTCGGCTCGCCTGCATCGCCGGGTCTTCATCTGGATTTGACAAAGATGAATTTGCTCAGCGGCGACGGCAAACTCACCGTTGCCCAGGCGATCGTGGGCGGCAAGTCGGCAAACGGTTATTTCAGCAGCGCCGCGATTCAGCGTGTGATCGATCAAGCGGTGGCCGGACTGGATAAGACGGCTCCCGTAACGAATATTACGGTGGTTCCTGCCGAACCGGACGGGCAAAACGGCTGGTATGTTCACCCGGTCGAGCTGCAGCTGACGGCTTCGGACGATTTGTCGAGCGTAGTAAAAACGGAATACAGCGCTGATGGCGGAGTGACCTGGCTGCCTTATACCGATCCGATCACGCTCAGCGAAGACGCGGCGACTACGATCACCTACCGCTCGACAGACGCCGCTGGTAACATCGAAACGTCCAAAGAAAGCCACTTTAAACTGGATAGGACCGCGCCAGCCGTAACCGCTTCGGTTTATGACGGAGAAGTGTTCACGGATGACCAAGCGATCTTACCGCAAATAGTCGTAGCAGATGCGGTTTCCGGCGTTGATGCGAGCCGAACGATTGTTACGTTGGACGGCGTGCAGCTTCAGCCTGGAGATGCGGTGGAGCTTAGCGGGCTGACGCTCGGAACCCACGTCTTGGTTGTGGAGGCAAGCGACAATGCGGGTAATGCCGGTACCTTGACGGTTCATTTCCAGACGACGGCAAGCATCGACTCCTTGCGCGCCCTGGTCGACAGATTCAGAGTGGACGGATCGATCGACAACGCCGGTATCGCGAACAGCTTGCTGACGAAGCTTGAGAATGGGAACTTAAACAGCTTCGTGAACGAGGTAAGCGCGCAAAGCGGGAAGCATATTTCAAACGAAGCGGCGGCTTATCTGCTTCGGGACGCGGCTTTCCTCATCCAGCAGCAATAA
- the galE gene encoding UDP-glucose 4-epimerase GalE — MAILVCGGAGYIGSHVVAALIEQHEELVVIDRLAAGRENAVVGGKLYDGDLNDRVMLDMIFKENEIEAVIHLSASSLVGESMTHSLAYYRNNVEGSLRLLEAMHKHRVDKIVFSSTAAVYGDPERIPIREDDRKMPRNTYGETKLAVERMLHWVEQSHGIKYVILRYFNVAGAHDNGLIGEDHDPETHLIPLAIQAALGQRENMMIYGDDYSTKDGSCIRDYVHVMDVAEAHLLALNSLRSGGRSGVYNLGNSEGFTVKEVIETVKKVTGLAFPVQIASRRQGDPAVLIASPDLIMEELNWFPKRSSLEKMVASAWEWHRTHPHGYAKGNEETWQKESQS, encoded by the coding sequence ATGGCAATATTGGTTTGTGGCGGAGCCGGCTATATTGGAAGCCATGTAGTAGCCGCCCTTATTGAACAGCATGAGGAACTCGTGGTTATAGACCGCTTGGCCGCGGGAAGGGAGAATGCCGTAGTGGGCGGTAAACTGTATGATGGCGATTTGAATGATCGGGTAATGTTGGACATGATCTTTAAGGAAAATGAAATCGAAGCCGTCATCCATTTGTCGGCCAGCTCTCTTGTCGGCGAGAGCATGACGCATTCGTTAGCGTACTATCGCAATAATGTGGAAGGATCATTGCGTTTGCTAGAGGCTATGCATAAGCACCGAGTGGATAAAATCGTTTTCTCTTCTACGGCCGCAGTTTATGGCGATCCGGAACGGATTCCGATCCGCGAGGACGACCGGAAGATGCCGAGGAATACGTATGGAGAAACCAAATTAGCGGTAGAACGGATGCTGCATTGGGTGGAACAGTCGCACGGCATCAAATACGTGATTTTGAGATATTTTAATGTAGCTGGAGCTCATGACAACGGTTTAATCGGCGAGGATCACGACCCGGAAACTCATCTTATCCCTTTGGCTATCCAGGCTGCATTAGGACAAAGAGAAAATATGATGATATATGGAGATGACTACTCTACGAAAGACGGAAGCTGTATAAGAGACTATGTTCATGTCATGGATGTTGCCGAGGCGCATCTTCTGGCCTTGAACAGCTTGAGGAGCGGAGGGAGAAGCGGTGTCTATAATCTCGGCAACAGCGAGGGCTTTACAGTAAAAGAAGTTATTGAAACCGTCAAGAAGGTGACCGGGCTGGCTTTTCCAGTGCAAATTGCTTCCAGACGCCAAGGGGATCCAGCAGTATTGATTGCATCGCCTGATCTCATCATGGAAGAGCTGAACTGGTTCCCTAAGAGAAGCAGCTTGGAAAAGATGGTCGCAAGCGCCTGGGAGTGGCATCGTACCCATCCACACGGATACGCTAAAGGCAATGAGGAGACATGGCAGAAGGAGTCGCAATCTTGA
- a CDS encoding MerR family transcriptional regulator, with product MNRKDKEYLTTGQLAKRTGMTVRTLRYYDQIGLLKPSHYNHASARLYNKEDLVRLQKIHTLKYIGLTLADIKQIIHEGSLPEQDLKNSLMVQKEVIRQKIVHMQYVSKAIDEALDMLREHQTEADWDSLSDIIQTIHTEKNWGEQYRNALRLQARIRLYDRFSANKNGWHRWFFDQFGSASDLKILEIGCGDGALWSRNIDRVPPSWSITLIDISPGMLEAARTNVNDQNNQFTFLTADAQAIPFHDSEFDVLIANHMLYHVLDIGQALSECHRVLKNDGLLYTSTMSKSHLQEMEQLARTFDPDIRVLDDVMERFHFDNGAKILASRFTDIELIRYEDYMQVDEAELLIQYMTSTPMNARLYLTGDILEAFRSYLNAKIREGNGSIYITMDSGFFLSRKRSKSE from the coding sequence TTGAATCGGAAAGACAAGGAGTATCTAACGACCGGGCAGCTCGCGAAACGTACAGGAATGACAGTTAGAACTTTGAGGTATTATGACCAGATCGGGTTACTAAAGCCATCGCATTATAACCATGCTTCTGCCCGTTTGTACAATAAAGAAGATTTAGTTCGGCTGCAAAAAATTCATACTCTAAAATATATTGGTCTGACTCTTGCCGACATCAAACAAATTATCCATGAAGGCTCACTTCCTGAGCAGGACTTAAAGAACTCTCTAATGGTGCAAAAGGAAGTGATCCGACAAAAAATTGTCCATATGCAATATGTATCCAAAGCGATAGATGAAGCTCTGGATATGCTCCGGGAACATCAAACAGAAGCGGATTGGGATAGTTTGTCGGACATTATTCAGACGATTCATACCGAAAAAAATTGGGGCGAGCAATACCGTAACGCACTCCGGCTGCAAGCAAGAATCCGGCTGTACGACCGATTCAGCGCCAATAAAAACGGATGGCACCGGTGGTTCTTTGATCAGTTCGGTTCAGCATCAGATCTTAAAATATTGGAAATTGGCTGCGGAGATGGCGCCTTGTGGAGCCGAAATATAGACAGGGTTCCGCCATCATGGAGCATCACGCTTATCGATATATCACCGGGCATGCTGGAAGCCGCTCGAACCAATGTAAATGATCAAAACAACCAGTTTACGTTTCTGACGGCAGATGCGCAAGCGATTCCGTTCCATGACAGCGAGTTCGATGTCCTCATTGCGAATCACATGCTTTATCACGTGCTGGATATCGGGCAAGCTCTGTCAGAGTGCCATAGGGTGCTTAAAAATGACGGTCTACTCTATACGTCTACCATGAGCAAGAGCCATCTTCAGGAAATGGAGCAGCTCGCAAGGACATTCGACCCCGATATACGAGTGCTTGACGATGTCATGGAACGGTTTCATTTTGATAACGGTGCAAAGATACTGGCGTCTCGATTCACAGACATTGAGTTGATCCGGTATGAAGATTATATGCAGGTGGACGAAGCGGAACTGCTTATCCAATACATGACTTCAACGCCTATGAACGCTAGGCTTTATCTAACAGGCGATATTTTAGAAGCCTTCAGATCCTATTTGAATGCGAAAATTCGGGAAGGTAACGGAAGCATCTATATTACTATGGATTCCGGCTTCTTTCTATCAAGAAAAAGGAGCAAGTCTGAATAA
- the nudK gene encoding GDP-mannose pyrophosphatase NudK — protein MNIFINPRVEIKAETVLSANWYQLKKMTFAYQNNNGTWETQEREVYDRGNGAAIFLYNQEKQSVILTRQFRMPTYVNGNETGMLIEACAGLLDTDSPEDCIRRETEEETGYRITNLKKISEAYMSPGSVTELLHFFAAEYDSRMQVNEGGGVAEEQEHIEVLELSFADALEMIRQGEIRDAKTIMLLQYAQIHRLLQLERLRSRFMKWGICRFLGSGMHFH, from the coding sequence ATGAACATTTTCATAAATCCAAGGGTAGAAATAAAAGCTGAAACGGTATTATCCGCAAATTGGTATCAGCTAAAGAAAATGACCTTTGCCTATCAAAATAACAACGGCACTTGGGAAACCCAAGAGAGAGAGGTTTATGACCGTGGGAACGGGGCTGCCATTTTTCTATACAATCAGGAAAAACAATCCGTAATTCTTACCCGTCAGTTCCGAATGCCTACTTATGTCAACGGCAATGAAACGGGGATGCTTATCGAAGCGTGCGCGGGCTTGCTCGATACGGATAGTCCTGAGGATTGTATTCGCCGAGAGACAGAGGAGGAAACAGGCTACAGGATAACAAACCTGAAAAAGATCAGTGAAGCCTACATGTCGCCTGGTTCGGTGACGGAGCTGCTACACTTTTTTGCGGCGGAATACGATTCTCGCATGCAGGTGAATGAAGGCGGAGGAGTTGCGGAAGAACAGGAACATATCGAGGTGCTGGAGCTTTCTTTTGCAGACGCACTGGAGATGATCAGACAAGGTGAAATCAGGGACGCCAAAACGATCATGCTACTGCAATACGCGCAAATACACAGGCTTCTTCAACTGGAACGGCTGCGCTCAAGGTTTATGAAATGGGGCATATGCCGGTTCTTGGGGAGTGGTATGCACTTCCATTGA